The Anaeromyxobacter diazotrophicus genome contains the following window.
GAGCACGCGCGCGGCGCCGCCGCGGCGCGGCGGCTGGCGCGGGTGGCGCGCCGCTACCTCGCGGCGCTGGCGCTCCCGTCGGCGGAGCTCTCGCTCCTCCTGGTCGGCGACCGCGCCATCCGGTCGCTCAACCGCCGCTGGCGCGGGAAGGATCGCGCCACCGACGTGCTCTCCTTCCCGGCCGCCGGCCCGGGCCCGCTGCTCGGCGACGTCGTCATCTCGCTCGACACGGCGCGCCGCGCCGCCGCGGAGGAGGGCCGCGCGCTCGGGGACGAGCTCGACCGCTACCTCGCGCACGGGCTCCTCCACCTCCTCGGGCACGACCACGAGCGCCCCGCCGACGCGCGCCGCATGGCGCGGGCGGAGGACGCGCTGGTGGGGCAGGGGATGGTCACCGCGGCCGCGCTGGAGGGATCGGGATCGAAGGTGGAGTCACAGGCGCGGTCGAAGTCGCGGTCGCGGTCGAGCTCGCGGTCGAGCTCGCGGTCGAGGTCGAGGTCGAGGTCGAGGTCGCGGTCGCGGTCGCGGTCGCGGGTGGCCATGCCATGACGCGCCCCCGCATGCTCCTCCTCGCCGTCGCGAGCGGCCTCGCGATGGCGCTGGCGCTGCCCCAGTGCTTCCCCTGGCTGTCCCTGCGCCCGATCGACCCCGCCGGCCACCTCGAGTGGCTCTGCTGGGTGGCGCTGGTCCCGGCGCTCCTCGCGCTCGACCGCGCCACCACCTGGAAGTCGGCCCTCGGGATCGGGCTCCTCGCCGGCCTCGCCTACTTCTACGCCGCCATCTGGTGGGTCAACCACGCGATGACCGCGTTCGGCGGCGTGCCGATGCCGGTGGCGCTGCTCGGCCTCAGCCTGCTCGTGCTGTTCATGGCGGCGCACTGGGCCGCCGCCCTCACGGCCTCCTGGTTCATCCGCTGGCGGCTCAACTGGCCGTGGTGGACGCACCTCCCCGCCACCTGGACCGCCGCCGAGCTCTCCCGGAACTACCTCTTCACCGGGTTCCCGTGGGCGAACCTCGGCTACCTGCAGGCGCGGCACCTCGCGGTGGCGCAGCTCGCCGCCCTCACCGGCGTGTACGGGATCGCGGCGCTGGTCGTCCTCGTGAACTGCGCCGTGCACGCGCTCGTCCGCGCGCGCCTGGACGGGCGGCGGCCTCCGTGGCGGCTGGCCGCCGGGACCGCGCTCCTCGTCGCGGCGGTGACCGCCTGGGGGACCGCGCACCTCGGCGCCGTCCGCGCCCGCGCCGCGGCGGCGCGCCGGCTCTCGGTGGCGCTCGTGCAGGGCAACGTGAACCAGGCGGTGAAGAACGAGCGCATGAGCTACGGCGCGTTCATCCTCGAGCGCTACCTGCCCCTCACGCTCGAGGCCGATCGCCGCGGGGTCGACCTCATCGCCTGGCCGGAGGCGGCCTACCCGCTGCTCCTCCCGCCGGATCCCGACTCGCTCGCCGACCGCCGCTCCGGGCTCCCCGCGCTCCAGCACGCGTGGCTGCTCCTCGGCGCCGGCACCTACGACGAGCGGATGGGGCGCGACGGCAAGCCGGTGGCGGAGGGCTCGAACAGCGTGTTCCTGCTGCGCCCCGACCTGGAGGTCCAGGGGCGGTACGCGAAGCACCACCTCGTGCCGTTCGGCGAGTACGTGCCGCTGCAGGACCTGCTCGGGTCGGTGCTGCGGTCGGTGGTGCCGCAGATGGTGCCGCAGCGGCCGGGGGCGGCGCTGCGGGTGCTCAGCTTCGCGCCGACCGCGACCTCGACCGCGACCTCGACCGCGACCTCGACCTCGGCCGCGAGCACGACCGCGAGCACGACCGCGACCGGGGTGCCGACCGCGACCGCGACCGGGGTGCCGACCTCGACCTCGGCGCTCGCGGGGGAGGTGCGGCTCGCGCCCATGATCTGCTTCGACGCCATCTTCCCGGAGGTGAACGTCGCGTTCGCCGCGGAGGATCCGGACCTGCTCGTGAACCCCACCAACGACGCCTGGTACGGCTACTCGTCCGGCCCGTACCAGTTCCTCGCCATGGTGCAGCTGCGCGCCATCGAGGCGGGCAAGGCCGTGGCGCGGCCGGCATACGCCGGGGTGAGCGCGCTCATCGAGCCGACGGGCGAGGTGCAGCCGGGCGCGCTGCCGGTCGGGCCGGTCGACCCCGACCTGGCGCCGGATCCGGCCGAGCCGCCACGGCTCCTGGTGGGGTCGGTCCCGCTCTTGCGAGGCCGTACCCTCTACACTAGAGTCGGCGACCTCTTCGCGTACGCCGCGAGCGCGTGGGCCGCCGCCGCGCTGGCGCTGGCGGTCCGCGGGCCACGCAAGCGGCGCGACTCCACCGGGTGAATCAGATGGCTGCACCGACCGACCAGCTGCTCGAAGATCTGACCCGGCGCCTGGAGGCGCTGCGGGGGTCTCTTTGACGTCGATCGGAAGCGGAACCGCGCCGCGGAGATCGCGCGGCTGTCCGAGGACGGCGGCTTCTGGGGCGACAACGCCCGCGCGCAGGGGCTGCTGAAGGAGAAGGCGCAGCTCGAGGCGAGCGTCTCCGGGTTCGACCGCGCCGCGCGGGCGGTGGACGACGCCCGGGTCCTGCACGAGCTCGGCGAGGAGGCGAAGGACGACGCCACCCGCGCCGAGGCGGCGCAGCACGCGGGCGCGGCGGCGCAGCTGGTCGAGAAGCTCGAGTTCGAGCGGATGCTCTCCGGGCCCCACGACCGCGCCGGCGCCATCGTCGAGGTGAAGAGCGGCGCGGGCGGCGTGGAGGCGATGGACTGGGCCGCCATGCTGTACCGGATGTACACGCGCTACTGCGAGCGGAAGGGCTGGGAGGTCGAGCCCGCCGACCTGGTGGCGGGCGAGGAGGCCGGCATCTCCTCCGCCTCCTTCTTCGTGCGCGGCGAGTTCGCCTACGGCTTCCTCAAGGCCGAGAAGGGCGTGCACCGGCTGGTCCGGATGAGCCCCTTCGACGCGGCCGCGCGCCGCCAGACCAGCTTCGCCGCGGTGGACGTGACGCCGGAGATCGAGGACGACATCGTCATCGACATCAAGGAGTCCGACGTCCGCATCGACACCTACCGCTCCTCCGGCGCCGGCGGGCAGAAGGTCAACAAGACCGACTCGGCGGTGCGCATCACCCACCTCGCCACCGGCATCGTCGTGGCGATGCAGAACGAGCGCAGCCAGCAGAAGAACCGCTCGATGGCGTGGAAGATCCTGCGCGCCCGCCTCTACGAGTACGAGGAGAAGAAGCGGCAGGCGGTGCTCGACGCGGCCGAGGCGCAGAAGAAGGACATCAACTTCGGCTCGCAGATCCGCAGCTACGTCCTCGCGCCTTACCGGCTCGTGAAGGACCTCCGCACCGGGGTGGAGACGGGCAAGGTGGACGAGGTGCTCGACGGCGACCTCGACCAGTTCGTCGAGCCCTACCTGCTCGGCGTCCGCCGGACGGATCGAGCGGTGGACGACTGAGCCGGCGCTAGGCCGAGTAGACGATCGGCGGCCGCGCCAGCAGGAAGCGGTCGATCGCGTCCACGGCCCAGCCCGGGAGGTTGTGGAGCTTCACCCCGCAGCCGGCCGGCTGCCGGCCGCTGATCGCGCTCTTCTCGCGGATGAAGGTCACCACCCCCTCCACCTCGAGCCGCCGCCCGTCGGCGAGGCCGAGCCGCACCTGGAGCATCGTGCCGAGCGGCGGCGGGAGCATGGTGGAGATGAAGACGCCGCCGGAGTCCACCCGGCGCGTCGCCCCCACGTAGAAGTTGTGCTCCGAGACGAGGCTCACGTTCACCTCGACGCGGGTCTGCTTGGGCCGGCTGCGGGGCTCGTCGACCAGCTCCTCGTCGATGAGCGCCATGAGGTCCACGTTCGGGCGCGCGGGCGGGCGCGGCGCCGGCGGCACCACGTCGGCCAGCGCGGCGGGGGCGCGGGCGGGCGGGGGTGGCGGCGGAGGGCGGGCGGCCGGGGCGGCGTAGGGTGAGGCCGCGGCCGGCGCGGCGCCGGGCAGCCGCTCGATCACCGACAGCGGCCGCGAAAGCACCTCCGCGCGGGCGAGGGCCCGCTCGGCGCCGGCCACGGCGGCGAGCGGCTCGACCACGTCGCGCGAGGGGGCCACCACCACCACCCGCACCCCCACCCGCGCCGCGCTGGCGGCGGCCGTCAGGGCGCCGCCCCACGACGCGTCGGGCGAGGCGGGGAGGAGCAGGATGAGGGCGTGCGGCGCCACCGTCCGGAGCAGGGGCTCGAGCAGCTCCTGCGAGGGCACGCAGAAGAGCTGCCACCCCGCGCGGTCGAGGTGCAGGTGCAGCGCGGCGCAGACATCGGCGTCCTGGCCGACGACGAGCGCGCGCGAGGGGAGCGGGCCGGCCGGCGTCACGCGCTGCGGCCCCCGGTCTCGATGAGGATGCGGCGCTCGAGGTCGGCGCGGAAGGTCGCGTTCCCGAGGGCGGTGTCGAGCGAGATGCGCTTGGCCTCGTGCAGCTTGTAGAGGTACTGGTCGAAGCTGTGCATCCCGAGGTCGGCGCCGGCGGTGTCCATGTAGTTGCGGAGGTCCTGGACGCGCGCGCCGCCCTCGCGGATCGCCTCCCGCACCGTGGAGGTGGCGAGGAGCGCCTCGACCGCGGGGATGAGCCCGGCCGCGTCGGCCCGGAGCAAGAGCCGGAGCGACACGATGGCCTGCAGGTTGTCGGCGAAGCGCGCCCGCACCGTGTCCTGCTCGTCGGCGGGGAAGAGCCCCACCACCCGGCCGATGGAGCGCGTCACGTCGGGGGTGTGGAGGGAGGTGATGACGAGGTGGCCGGTCTCGGCCGCCTTGAGGCAGATGTCGGCCGCCTCTCGGTCGCGCAGCTCGCCCACCATGATGACGTCCGGGTCCTGGCGGAGCGCGGCGCGCAGCGCGTCGGAGTAGCTGGCCGTGTCGGCCCCTACCTCGCGCTGGATGATGAGCCCCTTCCCGGCCTGGAAGATGAACTCGATCGGATCCTCCACCGTCACCACGTGCAGCCGCTCCTGCTGGATGATGTGGTTGATGATGGCGGCGATGGTGGTGGACTTCCCGTTGCCGGTGGCGCCGGTGACGAGGACGAGCCCCCGCCGCGCCTCGGCGATGGTCTGCACGACCTCGGGCAGGTTGAGCGAGGCGAAGTCGGGGATGGCGAACGGGATGGTGCGCATGACCGCGCCCCAGCTCCCGCGCTGCTTGAAGATGCTGGCGCGGAACCGCGACACGCCCGG
Protein-coding sequences here:
- the prfB gene encoding peptide chain release factor 2 (programmed frameshift) — encoded protein: MAAPTDQLLEDLTRRLEALRGSLDVDRKRNRAAEIARLSEDGGFWGDNARAQGLLKEKAQLEASVSGFDRAARAVDDARVLHELGEEAKDDATRAEAAQHAGAAAQLVEKLEFERMLSGPHDRAGAIVEVKSGAGGVEAMDWAAMLYRMYTRYCERKGWEVEPADLVAGEEAGISSASFFVRGEFAYGFLKAEKGVHRLVRMSPFDAAARRQTSFAAVDVTPEIEDDIVIDIKESDVRIDTYRSSGAGGQKVNKTDSAVRITHLATGIVVAMQNERSQQKNRSMAWKILRARLYEYEEKKRQAVLDAAEAQKKDINFGSQIRSYVLAPYRLVKDLRTGVETGKVDEVLDGDLDQFVEPYLLGVRRTDRAVDD
- a CDS encoding PilZ domain-containing protein → MTPAGPLPSRALVVGQDADVCAALHLHLDRAGWQLFCVPSQELLEPLLRTVAPHALILLLPASPDASWGGALTAAASAARVGVRVVVVAPSRDVVEPLAAVAGAERALARAEVLSRPLSVIERLPGAAPAAASPYAAPAARPPPPPPPARAPAALADVVPPAPRPPARPNVDLMALIDEELVDEPRSRPKQTRVEVNVSLVSEHNFYVGATRRVDSGGVFISTMLPPPLGTMLQVRLGLADGRRLEVEGVVTFIREKSAISGRQPAGCGVKLHNLPGWAVDAIDRFLLARPPIVYSA
- the lnt gene encoding apolipoprotein N-acyltransferase, with protein sequence MTRPRMLLLAVASGLAMALALPQCFPWLSLRPIDPAGHLEWLCWVALVPALLALDRATTWKSALGIGLLAGLAYFYAAIWWVNHAMTAFGGVPMPVALLGLSLLVLFMAAHWAAALTASWFIRWRLNWPWWTHLPATWTAAELSRNYLFTGFPWANLGYLQARHLAVAQLAALTGVYGIAALVVLVNCAVHALVRARLDGRRPPWRLAAGTALLVAAVTAWGTAHLGAVRARAAAARRLSVALVQGNVNQAVKNERMSYGAFILERYLPLTLEADRRGVDLIAWPEAAYPLLLPPDPDSLADRRSGLPALQHAWLLLGAGTYDERMGRDGKPVAEGSNSVFLLRPDLEVQGRYAKHHLVPFGEYVPLQDLLGSVLRSVVPQMVPQRPGAALRVLSFAPTATSTATSTATSTSAASTTASTTATGVPTATATGVPTSTSALAGEVRLAPMICFDAIFPEVNVAFAAEDPDLLVNPTNDAWYGYSSGPYQFLAMVQLRAIEAGKAVARPAYAGVSALIEPTGEVQPGALPVGPVDPDLAPDPAEPPRLLVGSVPLLRGRTLYTRVGDLFAYAASAWAAAALALAVRGPRKRRDSTG
- a CDS encoding type IV pilus twitching motility protein PilT produces the protein MEGQTTGPISEEMFHSFLQLAVKRQASDVHFEVGYPPTYRVFGELLAAKYPPLTHEDTEAIANFVLQAPGSGFTPLDFREVDRSYSLPGVSRFRASIFKQRGSWGAVMRTIPFAIPDFASLNLPEVVQTIAEARRGLVLVTGATGNGKSTTIAAIINHIIQQERLHVVTVEDPIEFIFQAGKGLIIQREVGADTASYSDALRAALRQDPDVIMVGELRDREAADICLKAAETGHLVITSLHTPDVTRSIGRVVGLFPADEQDTVRARFADNLQAIVSLRLLLRADAAGLIPAVEALLATSTVREAIREGGARVQDLRNYMDTAGADLGMHSFDQYLYKLHEAKRISLDTALGNATFRADLERRILIETGGRSA
- the ybeY gene encoding rRNA maturation RNase YbeY; translation: MTVHARSEHARGAAAARRLARVARRYLAALALPSAELSLLLVGDRAIRSLNRRWRGKDRATDVLSFPAAGPGPLLGDVVISLDTARRAAAEEGRALGDELDRYLAHGLLHLLGHDHERPADARRMARAEDALVGQGMVTAAALEGSGSKVESQARSKSRSRSSSRSSSRSRSRSRSRSRSRSRSRVAMP